A genomic region of Pseudomonas migulae contains the following coding sequences:
- the treS gene encoding maltose alpha-D-glucosyltransferase — protein MAKKPKAATFIKDPLWYKDAVIYQVHVKSFFDSNNDGIGDFPGLIAKLDYIADLGVNTIWLLPFYPSPRRDDGYDIAEYRGVHSDYGTMADARRFIAEAHKRGLRVITELVINHTSDQHAWFQRARKAKPGSAARDFYVWSDDDQKYDGTRIIFLDTEKSNWTWDPVAGQYFWHRFYSHQPDLNFDNPQVMKAVLSVMRYWLDMGIDGLRLDAIPYLIERDGTNNENLPETHDVLKQIRAEIDANYPDRMLLAEANQWPEDTQLYFGDTDAKGLNGDECHMAFHFPLMPRMYMALAQEDRFPITDILRQTPEIPANCQWAIFLRNHDELTLEMVTDKERDYLWNYYAADRRARINLGIRRRLAPLMERDRRRVELLNSLLLSMPGTPTLYYGDEIGMGDNIYLGDRDGVRTPMQWSIDRNGGFSRADPASLVLPPIMDPQYGYLSVNVETQAGDPHSLLNWTRRMLAVRKQSKAFGRGTLKMLSPSNRRILAYTREFTGADGKHEIILCVANVSRSAQAAELDLSAYVGMVPVEMLGGNAFPPIGQLNFLLTLAPYGFYWFGLAAENQMPSWHVEPAQSLPDFTTLVLKKRMEELLEAPSRGTLEQGILPNWLQNRRWFAGKDAAIEQVNLAYGVRFGDALHPVLLSEIEVTSGGQTSRYQLPFGFIADDQVGPALPQQLALSRVRRGPQVGLITDAFSLENFIRAVLQGMQDNTVLPSDGGEIRFEPTAELARLGLTAESEVRYLSAEQSNSSVVIGSSLVLKLIRKVASGVHPELEMSAYLTDAGFANISPLLGSVVRRDAKGEDNLLMIAQGYLSNQGDAWEWTQNNLERALRDELADAMSEQEQHYNALGELRDFAGMLGQRLGEMHQVLAAPTDNPDFAPQVTTQKDALASAKDVAAQLEHALKLLKQHQSELNPADKTLVTRLLDNKKAILSHVQELGKKATGGLRIRVHGDLHLGQVLVIKGDAYLIDFEGEPARPLAERRGKHSPYKDVSGVLRSFDYAAAMAINVHNVDNTADAQAARQRVSDRYLNEAKQAFVDAYRLAAASLAHAWQDPEGEDAALALFGLEKAAYEVAYEAENRPTWLPVPLHGLYGLLSGLKPFSDLGGE, from the coding sequence ATGGCGAAGAAACCCAAGGCTGCCACCTTTATCAAGGACCCGCTCTGGTACAAGGATGCAGTGATCTACCAGGTTCACGTTAAGTCGTTTTTCGACTCCAACAACGACGGGATCGGCGACTTTCCCGGTCTTATCGCCAAACTCGATTACATTGCCGATCTCGGTGTCAACACCATCTGGCTCCTGCCGTTCTACCCGTCGCCACGGCGCGACGACGGCTACGACATTGCCGAATACCGTGGCGTGCATTCCGATTACGGCACCATGGCCGATGCCAGGCGCTTTATCGCTGAAGCCCACAAGCGTGGCTTGCGGGTCATCACCGAGCTGGTCATCAACCACACCTCGGACCAGCACGCCTGGTTCCAGCGAGCGCGCAAAGCCAAACCCGGCTCCGCGGCGCGGGACTTTTACGTCTGGTCCGATGACGATCAGAAATATGACGGCACGCGCATCATCTTTCTCGACACCGAGAAGTCCAACTGGACCTGGGACCCGGTCGCCGGCCAGTACTTCTGGCACCGTTTCTACTCACACCAGCCGGACCTGAATTTCGATAACCCGCAAGTCATGAAGGCCGTGCTGTCGGTGATGCGCTACTGGCTCGACATGGGCATCGACGGTTTGCGGCTGGACGCGATTCCGTACCTGATCGAACGGGACGGCACCAACAACGAAAACCTGCCCGAGACCCACGACGTCCTCAAGCAGATTCGCGCTGAAATCGACGCCAATTACCCCGACCGCATGCTGCTCGCGGAGGCCAACCAATGGCCGGAAGACACGCAGCTGTACTTCGGTGACACCGATGCCAAAGGCCTCAACGGCGACGAATGCCACATGGCCTTCCACTTCCCTTTGATGCCGCGCATGTACATGGCGCTGGCCCAGGAAGACCGCTTCCCGATCACCGACATTTTGCGCCAGACCCCGGAAATCCCTGCCAACTGCCAGTGGGCCATTTTCCTGCGCAACCACGATGAGCTGACCCTGGAGATGGTCACCGACAAGGAGCGCGACTACCTGTGGAATTACTACGCAGCCGACCGTCGGGCGCGGATCAACCTGGGGATTCGCCGCCGTCTCGCACCGTTGATGGAGCGCGATCGTCGACGGGTGGAATTGCTCAACAGCCTGCTGCTGTCGATGCCCGGCACACCGACGTTGTACTACGGCGATGAAATCGGCATGGGCGACAACATCTACCTCGGTGACCGCGATGGCGTGCGCACGCCGATGCAATGGTCGATCGACCGTAACGGCGGCTTCTCCCGCGCCGATCCGGCCAGCCTGGTGCTGCCGCCGATCATGGACCCGCAATACGGTTACCTGTCGGTGAACGTCGAAACCCAGGCCGGCGACCCGCATTCGCTGCTCAACTGGACCCGGCGCATGCTGGCGGTGCGCAAACAGTCCAAGGCGTTCGGGCGCGGTACGCTGAAAATGCTGTCGCCGAGCAACCGACGGATTCTGGCCTACACCCGTGAATTCACCGGGGCGGATGGCAAGCACGAGATCATTCTGTGCGTGGCCAACGTGTCCCGTAGTGCGCAAGCGGCGGAACTGGACCTGTCGGCTTACGTCGGCATGGTGCCGGTGGAGATGCTGGGCGGTAACGCCTTTCCGCCGATCGGCCAGTTGAATTTCCTCCTGACCCTGGCGCCTTACGGTTTCTACTGGTTCGGACTCGCAGCGGAGAATCAAATGCCTAGCTGGCACGTAGAACCGGCGCAAAGCCTGCCGGACTTCACCACCCTGGTGCTGAAAAAACGCATGGAAGAACTGCTCGAAGCGCCGTCACGCGGCACGCTTGAGCAGGGCATCCTGCCAAACTGGCTGCAAAACCGCCGCTGGTTCGCCGGCAAGGACGCGGCCATCGAGCAAGTCAACCTGGCCTACGGCGTGCGCTTCGGTGATGCGCTGCATCCGGTGCTGCTGAGTGAAATCGAAGTCACCAGCGGCGGCCAGACCAGTCGCTACCAATTGCCGTTCGGCTTCATTGCGGATGATCAGGTGGGCCCGGCGTTGCCGCAGCAACTGGCGCTGTCTCGCGTGCGGCGCGGTCCGCAGGTGGGCTTGATCACCGATGCGTTCAGCCTCGAAAACTTCATCCGCGCCGTGCTGCAAGGCATGCAGGACAACACCGTGCTGCCGTCCGACGGCGGCGAGATCCGCTTCGAACCGACTGCCGAACTGGCCAGGCTGGGTCTGACAGCAGAATCGGAAGTCCGCTACTTGTCGGCCGAGCAGTCCAACAGCTCGGTAGTGATCGGCAGCAGCCTGGTGCTCAAACTGATCCGCAAGGTTGCCTCGGGCGTTCACCCGGAACTGGAAATGAGCGCCTACCTGACCGATGCGGGTTTCGCCAATATCTCCCCGCTGCTGGGATCGGTGGTTCGCCGCGATGCCAAGGGCGAGGACAATCTGCTGATGATCGCCCAAGGCTATCTGAGCAATCAGGGCGATGCCTGGGAATGGACGCAGAACAACCTCGAACGGGCATTGCGCGACGAGCTCGCCGACGCCATGTCCGAGCAGGAACAGCATTACAACGCCCTCGGCGAACTGCGCGACTTCGCCGGGATGCTCGGTCAACGCCTGGGGGAAATGCATCAGGTGCTGGCAGCCCCCACGGACAACCCGGACTTTGCCCCGCAGGTCACCACGCAAAAAGATGCCCTGGCCTCGGCCAAGGATGTCGCCGCGCAACTGGAGCACGCGCTGAAGTTGCTCAAGCAACATCAAAGCGAACTGAACCCCGCGGACAAAACCCTGGTCACTCGTTTACTGGACAACAAAAAAGCCATCCTCAGCCACGTCCAGGAACTGGGCAAAAAAGCGACCGGTGGTTTGCGGATTCGTGTCCATGGCGACTTGCACCTGGGGCAAGTGCTGGTGATCAAGGGCGATGCGTACCTGATCGACTTCGAAGGTGAGCCGGCCCGGCCACTCGCCGAGCGGCGCGGCAAGCACAGCCCGTACAAGGATGTCAGCGGCGTCTTGCGCTCGTTCGACTACGCGGCGGCCATGGCGATCAACGTGCACAACGTCGATAACACCGCCGATGCCCAGGCAGCACGGCAGCGGGTGTCGGACCGCTATTTAAATGAAGCGAAACAGGCATTTGTCGACGCTTATCGGCTGGCGGCAGCTAGTCTTGCTCATGCGTGGCAAGATCCGGAAGGCGAGGACGCCGCGCTGGCGTTGTTCGGTCTGGAGAAAGCAGCGTATGAGGTGGCCTATGAAGCAGAAAATCGGCCCACCTGGTTGCCCGTGCCGTTGCACGGTTTATATGGATTATTGAGTGGGCTTAAACCCTTTTCCGATCTTGGTGGAGAGTAG
- the glgB gene encoding 1,4-alpha-glucan branching protein GlgB: MSFSNKEQGHAKEALLPRSRDIDALVRAQHQDPFAILGPHGDDAGGQFIRAYLPDALSVQVLAKDSGEELGTLEATETPGLFVGHFDRAQPYVLRTRWAGGEQVSEDPYSFGPLLGEMDLYLFAEGNHRDLSSCLGAQLKNVDGVDGVRFAVWAPNAKRVSVVGDFNNWDGRRHPMRLRHPTGVWELFIPRMQAGEAYKYEILGAHGILPLKADPMALATALPPDTASKVASPLKIDWQDHEWMQARVERSNPSAPLSIYELHAGSWQCELDDLGEVARQYTWHELGERLIPYVKELGFTHIELMPIMEHPFGGSWGYQLLSQFAPSARYGSPDDFAAFVNACHLADIGVILDWVPAHFPTDTHGLAQFDGTALYEYGNPQEGFHQDWDTLIYNLGRTEVHGYMLASGLHWLKHFHVDGLRVDAVASMLYRDYSRKAGEWVPNRHGGRENLEAIDFLRHLNDVVNLEAPGALVIAEESTAWPGVSQSTQQGGLGFDYKWNMGWMHDSLHYIQQDPVYRAHHHNELSFGLVYAWSERFILPISHDEVVHGKHSLIDKMPGDRWQKFANLRAYLSFMWAHPGKKLLFMGCEFGQWREWNHDQQLDWYLLQYSEHKGVQKLVGDLNRLYREEPALHDQDDAPQGFQWLIGDDAINSVYAFMRWSKEGRPVLVVANFTPVPREGYRIGVPFAGRWTEVINSDAAMYAGSNYGNSGGAFTEEEASHGQALSLVLNLPPLAVLMLRPEG; encoded by the coding sequence ATGAGTTTCTCGAACAAGGAACAGGGTCACGCTAAAGAGGCGTTACTGCCCAGATCGCGGGACATCGACGCGCTGGTACGCGCCCAGCATCAAGACCCCTTTGCAATTCTCGGCCCCCATGGCGACGACGCCGGCGGCCAATTCATTCGGGCTTATCTGCCAGACGCGCTGAGCGTGCAGGTGTTGGCCAAGGATTCCGGGGAAGAACTCGGCACGCTTGAGGCCACCGAAACGCCCGGGTTGTTTGTCGGGCATTTCGATCGGGCGCAACCGTACGTGTTGCGCACCCGTTGGGCGGGCGGCGAGCAGGTTTCCGAAGACCCTTACAGCTTCGGTCCGTTGCTCGGTGAAATGGACTTGTACCTGTTCGCCGAAGGCAATCACCGAGACTTGAGCAGTTGCCTCGGCGCGCAGCTAAAAAATGTCGACGGTGTCGATGGTGTGCGTTTCGCCGTGTGGGCTCCGAACGCCAAGCGCGTGTCGGTGGTCGGTGATTTCAACAACTGGGACGGCCGTCGCCACCCGATGCGCTTGCGTCACCCGACCGGGGTCTGGGAGTTGTTCATCCCGCGCATGCAGGCGGGGGAAGCCTACAAATACGAGATCCTCGGCGCCCACGGCATTCTGCCGCTCAAGGCCGATCCGATGGCGCTGGCCACCGCTCTGCCGCCGGACACCGCCTCGAAAGTCGCTTCACCGTTGAAGATCGATTGGCAGGACCACGAGTGGATGCAGGCCCGGGTCGAGCGTTCGAACCCCAGCGCGCCGCTGTCGATCTACGAATTGCACGCCGGTTCCTGGCAATGCGAGCTCGACGATCTGGGCGAAGTGGCCCGCCAGTACACCTGGCATGAGCTGGGCGAACGCTTGATTCCGTACGTCAAGGAACTGGGTTTCACCCACATTGAACTGATGCCGATCATGGAACACCCGTTCGGCGGCTCGTGGGGCTATCAACTGCTCTCACAGTTTGCCCCGAGTGCCCGTTACGGTTCGCCGGATGATTTCGCGGCGTTCGTCAACGCCTGCCACCTGGCCGACATCGGCGTCATCCTCGATTGGGTCCCGGCGCATTTTCCGACCGATACCCACGGTCTGGCGCAATTCGACGGCACCGCGCTGTACGAATATGGCAACCCGCAGGAAGGCTTCCACCAGGATTGGGACACCCTGATCTACAACCTCGGCCGCACCGAAGTGCACGGCTACATGCTGGCCTCGGGGCTGCACTGGCTCAAGCATTTCCACGTCGACGGCCTGCGCGTCGATGCGGTGGCGTCGATGCTGTACCGCGATTACTCACGCAAGGCCGGCGAATGGGTGCCGAACCGTCACGGCGGTCGGGAAAACCTTGAAGCCATCGACTTCCTGCGCCACCTCAACGACGTGGTCAACCTCGAAGCGCCCGGCGCACTGGTGATCGCCGAAGAATCCACGGCGTGGCCCGGGGTCAGCCAAAGTACGCAACAGGGTGGCCTGGGCTTCGACTACAAATGGAACATGGGCTGGATGCACGATTCGCTGCACTACATCCAGCAGGATCCGGTATACCGCGCCCATCACCACAACGAACTGAGTTTCGGCCTGGTGTATGCCTGGTCCGAACGCTTCATCCTGCCGATCTCCCACGACGAAGTGGTCCACGGCAAACACTCGCTGATCGACAAGATGCCCGGTGACCGCTGGCAGAAATTCGCCAACCTGCGGGCGTACCTGAGCTTCATGTGGGCGCATCCGGGCAAGAAACTGTTGTTCATGGGCTGCGAATTCGGTCAGTGGCGCGAGTGGAATCACGATCAGCAGCTGGATTGGTACCTGCTGCAGTATTCGGAACACAAAGGCGTGCAGAAACTCGTCGGCGACCTGAACCGGTTGTACCGCGAAGAACCGGCCTTGCATGATCAGGACGACGCGCCGCAAGGGTTCCAGTGGTTGATTGGCGATGACGCGATCAACAGCGTTTATGCGTTTATGCGCTGGAGCAAGGAGGGTCGGCCGGTGTTGGTGGTGGCCAACTTTACGCCGGTGCCGCGTGAGGGCTATCGGATTGGCGTGCCGTTTGCCGGGCGCTGGACTGAAGTGATCAACAGTGATGCGGCGATGTATGCCGGGTCGAATTACGGCAACAGTGGCGGGGCGTTTACCGAGGAAGAGGCGAGCCATGGCCAGGCGTTGTCGCTGGTGCTGAATCTGCCGCCGTTGGCAGTGTTGATGTTGCGGCCGGAGGGTTGA
- a CDS encoding autotransporter outer membrane beta-barrel domain-containing protein: MKTSFTPQEIKVTLCTVSSSLLLCSSMEVQASPAEEETAPWYDQEAPALTLPALASTYPGRFSANPDLRSSHLTIEDAAPSAWDQLYGQASRQAQTDYQSQGFTLPGANQFKGPAILTLQSGSGHTQQFGLIGGTSQFQSNGNGLLTSRALAAPNTDTLNLQGQSLGAYYSLTGPQGWHVDLTASGGRVNGISRSEQGARQVTEGSAVTFSVEGGFPIGLSDNWVVEPQAQLINQRITLDTPYAGSGNASSSDLSSWSGRVGARLKGSYDINGLAVEPYVRTNLWHTVYTGNTVTLDQVDKISSSRYSSTVEVGLGLVARVTPAVSLYFSADYSSDVDDNDLNGLIGSLGVRMRW, translated from the coding sequence ATGAAAACTTCCTTCACCCCACAAGAGATCAAAGTCACTCTATGCACGGTCTCGAGTTCACTCCTGCTGTGCTCATCCATGGAAGTGCAGGCCTCGCCTGCCGAGGAAGAAACAGCCCCCTGGTATGACCAGGAGGCCCCGGCGCTTACCTTGCCCGCGCTCGCATCAACCTACCCCGGCCGCTTCAGCGCCAACCCTGATTTGCGAAGTTCACACCTGACGATCGAAGACGCTGCGCCTTCGGCCTGGGATCAACTTTACGGACAGGCGTCGCGCCAGGCTCAAACCGATTACCAGTCCCAAGGCTTCACGCTCCCCGGCGCCAATCAATTCAAAGGTCCGGCGATCCTCACCCTGCAAAGTGGCAGCGGCCATACCCAGCAGTTCGGTCTGATCGGCGGCACCAGTCAGTTCCAGAGTAACGGCAACGGCCTGCTGACCAGTCGCGCCCTCGCCGCCCCCAACACCGACACGCTTAACCTGCAAGGCCAGAGCCTCGGCGCCTACTACAGCCTGACCGGCCCTCAAGGCTGGCACGTGGATTTGACGGCCAGTGGCGGTCGGGTCAACGGCATCAGCCGCAGCGAACAAGGCGCCCGGCAAGTCACCGAAGGCAGCGCAGTCACCTTCTCGGTGGAAGGCGGCTTTCCGATTGGCCTGAGCGACAACTGGGTCGTCGAACCCCAGGCGCAGTTGATCAATCAGCGAATCACGCTGGATACGCCCTATGCAGGATCGGGAAATGCCTCGTCCAGCGACCTGAGTTCCTGGAGCGGCCGGGTCGGTGCGCGATTGAAAGGTAGTTACGACATCAACGGCCTCGCGGTTGAACCGTATGTGCGGACCAACTTGTGGCACACGGTGTACACCGGCAATACCGTGACCCTCGATCAGGTCGACAAGATCAGCAGCAGCCGCTACTCATCAACCGTCGAAGTGGGGTTGGGGCTGGTGGCCAGAGTGACGCCCGCCGTGAGTCTGTACTTCAGCGCCGATTACAGCAGTGATGTGGATGACAATGATTTGAATGGGTTGATTGGCAGTCTGGGTGTGCGGATGCGGTGGTGA
- a CDS encoding endonuclease/exonuclease/phosphatase family protein — MTNDSRPQAVDSVPLNTPPEIHRLRVLTVNTHKGFTALNRRFILPELREAVRSTSADLVFLQEVVGEHERHSSRFNNWPQTSQYEFLADSMWSDFAYGRNAVYPNGHHGNALLSKYPIREYRNLDVSITGPERRGLLHCVLDVPGHAEVHAICVHLSLLESHRQLQLELLCQLLESLPAAAPVIIAGDFNDWQLQGNTALARRDYLHEAFERHHGRPAKTYPARFPLLRLDRIYLRNASSHEPRILGSRPWTHLSDHLPLAVEVHL; from the coding sequence GTGACCAATGATTCCAGGCCGCAGGCCGTCGACTCGGTGCCGTTGAACACACCACCGGAGATTCATCGACTGCGTGTGTTGACCGTCAACACTCACAAGGGGTTCACCGCGCTCAACCGACGCTTCATTCTCCCGGAACTGCGTGAGGCGGTACGCAGTACGTCGGCGGACCTGGTGTTCCTGCAGGAAGTCGTCGGTGAACACGAGCGCCATTCTTCCCGTTTCAACAATTGGCCGCAGACCTCGCAATACGAGTTTCTGGCCGACAGCATGTGGAGCGATTTCGCCTACGGGCGCAACGCGGTGTACCCCAATGGCCACCACGGCAACGCCCTGCTGTCGAAGTATCCGATCCGCGAATACCGCAACCTCGACGTCTCGATCACCGGGCCCGAACGCCGCGGACTGTTGCATTGTGTGCTGGACGTCCCTGGCCACGCCGAAGTCCATGCGATCTGCGTCCACCTGAGCCTGCTGGAAAGCCATCGCCAGTTGCAGCTCGAATTGCTCTGCCAACTGCTGGAATCATTGCCCGCCGCAGCCCCGGTGATCATCGCCGGCGACTTCAACGACTGGCAGCTCCAGGGCAACACCGCCCTCGCCCGTCGTGACTACCTGCACGAAGCCTTCGAGCGCCACCATGGTCGTCCTGCCAAAACCTATCCCGCACGGTTTCCGTTGCTGCGCCTGGACCGGATTTACCTGCGCAACGCCAGCAGTCACGAGCCGCGGATATTGGGCAGCAGGCCGTGGACGCATTTGTCGGATCATTTGCCGTTGGCGGTGGAAGTCCATCTGTAG
- a CDS encoding PIG-L deacetylase family protein: protein MKSVSISDSSPSAQVWNSALQLDNVPVINTQTLVPAGARAVVIAPHPGDEVVTCGGLLQLLSTLGHPLQLISITDGSASHPGSQQWSEKRLSVFRPQESVEALRRLGLPMHSLKWIRGGFTDNALAERELQLTQFIARYLRPGDVVFTTWAEDGNVDHETVGRASAKAAASVGAAFNEMPVWAWHWPSRDSGLIPWHRARKVRLDTWTVARKSHATHAYASQLDGEPAIGIAPLLPPVLLERMRLPYEIVFV, encoded by the coding sequence ATGAAATCAGTTTCCATCAGCGACAGCAGCCCGTCAGCGCAAGTCTGGAACAGCGCTCTTCAGCTGGACAATGTTCCAGTTATCAACACGCAGACCCTGGTCCCCGCCGGCGCGCGCGCGGTGGTGATCGCGCCGCATCCCGGTGACGAAGTCGTGACCTGCGGCGGTCTCCTGCAATTGCTCAGTACCCTTGGCCATCCCCTGCAATTGATCTCGATAACCGACGGCAGCGCCAGTCATCCGGGGTCGCAGCAGTGGTCGGAGAAACGCCTCAGCGTGTTTCGCCCCCAGGAAAGCGTCGAAGCCTTGCGCCGGCTCGGGTTGCCGATGCACAGCCTGAAATGGATTCGCGGCGGTTTTACCGACAACGCCCTGGCCGAGCGCGAACTTCAATTGACCCAGTTCATTGCCCGCTACCTGCGGCCGGGCGATGTGGTGTTCACCACCTGGGCCGAGGACGGTAATGTCGACCATGAAACCGTCGGCCGCGCCAGCGCCAAAGCCGCCGCCTCGGTCGGCGCCGCGTTCAACGAAATGCCCGTCTGGGCCTGGCACTGGCCATCGCGTGACAGTGGATTGATTCCCTGGCATCGCGCACGCAAGGTCCGTCTCGATACCTGGACCGTCGCGCGCAAAAGCCACGCCACTCACGCTTATGCCAGCCAGCTCGACGGTGAACCGGCCATCGGTATCGCCCCGCTGCTGCCACCGGTGCTGCTTGAGCGTATGCGGTTGCCGTATGAAATCGTGTTCGTCTGA
- a CDS encoding glycosyltransferase encodes MIGILIPAHNEEALLEDCLQAALRAAQHELLDGETVEVLVVLDSCTDRSSDIVDSYPVHCLEIDARNVGQARAAGARFLLERGARWISCSDADSRVAHDWLVAQLSLEVDAVCGTVTVETWDESFSESAQIRYHQHYQNREGHRHIHGANLGVSADAYRLAGGFEPLACDEDVQLVRQLERCGATIAWSRRPQVLTSARLDSRARGGFGDYLRDLVQAG; translated from the coding sequence ATGATTGGCATTCTGATCCCGGCGCACAACGAAGAAGCCTTGCTCGAAGATTGCCTGCAAGCCGCATTGCGCGCGGCACAACACGAGCTGCTGGACGGTGAGACGGTCGAGGTGCTGGTGGTGCTCGACAGTTGCACCGATCGCTCGTCCGACATCGTCGACAGTTACCCGGTGCACTGCCTGGAAATCGACGCGCGAAATGTTGGCCAGGCCCGCGCTGCGGGCGCGCGGTTTCTGCTGGAGCGCGGGGCGCGCTGGATTTCCTGCTCCGACGCCGACAGTCGCGTCGCCCACGACTGGCTGGTGGCGCAATTATCGCTGGAAGTGGACGCGGTGTGCGGCACGGTCACCGTGGAGACGTGGGATGAGTCCTTCAGTGAATCGGCACAGATTCGCTATCACCAGCACTATCAGAACCGTGAAGGACACCGGCACATTCACGGTGCCAATCTCGGGGTCAGCGCCGACGCCTACCGGCTTGCCGGCGGTTTCGAACCCCTGGCGTGCGATGAAGACGTGCAACTGGTGCGACAACTCGAACGCTGCGGCGCGACGATTGCCTGGAGCCGGCGCCCTCAGGTCCTCACCAGTGCCCGCCTGGACAGTCGGGCCCGGGGCGGCTTCGGTGACTACTTGCGCGATCTGGTGCAGGCCGGATAA
- a CDS encoding SAM-dependent methyltransferase, translating to MSVEDRYFDGLFAGNDDPWAFRQRWYEQRKRAITLAALPRPHYRAIFEPGCANGELSADLASRCDRLLCCDTAAAAVTLARARLSLFDHAEVRQSRLPADWPNERFDLIVLSEVGYYLDADDLRQLIEHAAQSLTADGQLLACHWRPPIDGCPLNARQVHDLLHEHLHLPRLVLHQEADFLLELWSREPRSVAALEGLR from the coding sequence ATGAGTGTCGAGGATCGCTATTTCGACGGATTGTTTGCCGGCAACGATGATCCGTGGGCCTTTCGGCAGCGCTGGTACGAACAACGCAAACGCGCGATCACCCTCGCGGCGCTGCCCCGACCTCACTACCGCGCCATCTTCGAGCCGGGTTGCGCCAACGGCGAACTGAGCGCTGACCTGGCCAGCCGTTGCGATCGGCTGCTGTGCTGCGACACCGCAGCCGCCGCCGTGACGCTGGCCCGGGCTCGCCTGAGCCTGTTCGATCACGCCGAAGTGCGCCAAAGCCGCTTGCCCGCCGACTGGCCAAACGAACGGTTCGACCTGATCGTGCTCAGTGAAGTCGGTTACTACCTGGACGCCGATGACCTCAGGCAACTCATCGAACACGCGGCACAGTCACTGACCGCTGACGGCCAGTTGCTGGCCTGTCACTGGCGTCCGCCTATCGATGGCTGCCCGCTGAACGCCCGGCAGGTCCATGACTTGCTGCACGAGCATTTGCACCTGCCACGCCTGGTCCTGCATCAGGAAGCCGATTTCCTGCTGGAACTCTGGAGCCGCGAACCGCGCTCCGTGGCGGCGCTGGAGGGCTTGCGATGA
- a CDS encoding PIG-L deacetylase family protein: MKTNPIVGQGTPLHLWQTSSHLAQLPVIDILDLVPEGSRAVIIAPHPDDEVLGCGGFLQLLAAAGRPMQLISVTDGSASHPGSRRWPVERLSAVRPQESVEALRRLGLPLHSLKWLRGGFADSQVAARELELAEFIERHLRPTDVIFTTWREDGHCDHEAVGRASAVAAKRVGATVHELPVWTWHWATPEDSLVPWPRARKILLAPPLVARKRHAIHAFASQLEGDPHIGLPPVLAPYVLDRLLQPFEVVFL, from the coding sequence ATGAAAACCAACCCTATTGTCGGTCAAGGCACACCTTTGCACCTGTGGCAAACCTCCAGCCACCTGGCGCAACTGCCGGTGATCGACATCCTTGATCTGGTGCCGGAGGGTTCCCGGGCTGTGATCATCGCCCCGCACCCGGACGACGAAGTGCTCGGCTGCGGTGGTTTCCTGCAATTGCTCGCCGCCGCCGGGCGGCCGATGCAACTGATCTCGGTCACCGACGGCAGCGCCAGCCACCCCGGCTCCCGACGCTGGCCGGTCGAGCGCTTGAGCGCGGTCCGTCCGCAAGAATCCGTCGAAGCCTTGCGCCGGCTCGGTCTGCCATTACACAGCCTCAAATGGCTGCGCGGCGGGTTCGCTGACAGTCAGGTCGCGGCGCGGGAATTGGAATTGGCTGAATTCATCGAGCGTCACCTGCGTCCCACCGACGTGATCTTCACCACATGGCGCGAAGACGGTCATTGCGACCATGAGGCGGTTGGGCGCGCCAGTGCCGTGGCGGCGAAACGCGTTGGCGCAACGGTGCATGAACTGCCCGTCTGGACGTGGCATTGGGCAACCCCCGAAGACAGCCTGGTGCCGTGGCCGCGTGCGCGAAAAATCCTCCTGGCCCCGCCGCTGGTCGCGCGCAAGCGTCATGCCATTCACGCCTTCGCCAGCCAGCTGGAAGGCGACCCGCACATCGGCTTGCCTCCGGTGCTGGCGCCGTATGTGCTCGACCGATTGCTGCAACCGTTCGAGGTGGTGTTTCTATGA